The Stieleria maiorica genome includes the window GTTGATCGCCAACTGTTCGGGTGTGGCGTCCTTGTGTTCGACGATCCCGATGAATTCGCCGGCGTCGTTCCGCACGATTCGGCCCAGGCCGGTCGGGTCGTCTTTTTTCAGCGTGCCCAACAGCAATGCGGGCTGGGTTCGGTGGAAGTGTTCCAACAGCGTCTTCAGACTGTCCGATTGGATCAGCGGGGAATCCCCGGCGACCACGATCGTCGGCCCGGTTTGATCGCTCAGCAGGTCGCGGCAACACTGCACCGCGTGTCCGGTCCCGAGTTGTTCCGATTGGAGTGCGAATTGGATGTTCCCGTGGTCACGCGTCGCCAATTCCCGTTTGACCGCATCGGCTTCGTAGCCAACGACGACGATTTGGCGGTGGATGCCGGCCGCCTCCAGGGCGTCGATCACGAAATGGATCATCGCTCGTCCGACGACCGGGCACAGGACTTTGGGTAATTCACTGTTCATGCGTGTCCCCTTGCCGGCGGCCAACACGACCGCACAGGGGCCATCGGAGGCCGGGCTGGTAGGGGGAGATGAACGAGAGGGATCGGGGGAATTCATCGGTCTGGGGATTGAAAGGACAAACGAAAACCAATTGCTGGGAGCGGCATGTTCGCTTTCGAGCCCCGATCCAACAACCACCACCCCAGTGGACAGAATCGACGAAAGCGAAAAAAGTGCCCCTCGGCCCGGTTTTATCGCATCGATCAATCCACGTCCCACGCCCGCGGTGCCGTCCGGAGCCAAAAAACCGGCAGGATCGCTCTGGAGTCGGAGGCGGCCGATCTGGGACACTTGGCGGGTCTGGGCCGGAACCATCACTTCTCGAGGAAACGCTCGGAAGCTGGCGCGATCAGGCTGATGTCATACGAGATCAGCCGTATGGCGCGAGCCTACGGGCACGGGGGCGTTTGCGTTCTGGTTGGCCCGTACGCTTGCGCGTGACGGCTAATCCCACGTGTGATCGGATTAAGTCAACAGGCCGGTACGGTCCGCGATGGCGCGAGCCCTGATTGAATTCACAGCCAGTGGAAAACCCTGCTTCTCCGCGAAATCCTGCTCCCGATGATCACTCCGATCCCCCGCTTCAACCCCCGAGACGCCGCCGCTTGGAAAACCGCCGCTCAGCGATGCGCCGATTTCGCTAGCTATCTGATGGTGCGGTTGGTTGTCGCCGTCATCCAGACCCTTCCTCTGGATCTTGGTGACGCGCTGAGTCGCGGCTTGGCCACACTGATCTGCCGCCTTGGTCCACTTCGCAAACAGACGACCGCCGGCAATTTGCAGCAGGTGTTTCCCGATGCCAGCGAGCGTCAACGTCAAGCGATCGAAGCGGCGATGTGGCATTCGCTGATGTTGATGGTTTGTGAAATCGCTTGGGCCCAGCGGCGGCTGCACCTGACCAACTGGTCCCAGTACGTTCGCTTTCGCAATAGCCGCGATATCCTGCGAAATTGCCTGTCCAAACGCCCGGCCGTGATGGTGACCGGCCACTTCGGAAACTTCGAAGTCGGCGGCTACACGGCCGGATTGATGGGCTGTGAATCGACCACCATCGCGCGTCGGCTGGACAACCCCTTTTTGAACGACTGGGTCCAGCGGTTCCGCAGTGCGAAGGGGCAGACGATGTTGGACAAGGACGGCTGTGCGATCGAGGTCGACCAGCATTTGGCGGCCGGCGGCACGTTGGCGATCCTGGCCGACCAACACGCCGGTCCCAAAGGTTGTTGGACGAACTTCCTGGGGGTTCCCGCGTCCTGCCACAAGGCGCTGGCACTGTTTTCACTCGGCAGTGGCGCGCCGATGATCGCCGGTGCGACGCGACGCATCGACGGGCAACCGATGAAATTCGAATCCGCCTGCATCGCCGTGGCCGACCCCGAGGACGATCCCGAGGGCCATTGCCAAAGCGTCCAGTCGTTGACCGAGTGGTACAACCGCCAGCTGGCGATCAGCGTCTCCGAGGCGGTCGAGCAGTATTGGTGGCTGCACCGTCGCTGGCGCGAGCCGCCACCCCGCGTCGCAAAGAGACTCGCCAAGGCGGCTTGAGAGGGGGCCGGGGTGACAGCCCCAGCCTCACAACCCTGCAACCTCTTCTCCGCCCTTGTTCCCAGGCTCCGCCTGGGAACGTGTTGCCTCCGCCCTTGTTCCCGGGCTCCGCCTGGGAACACGCGGGGGTGGAGGCTCCGCCTCCTCTTCTTTGCGAGGCGGAGCCTCGCGGGCATTGCGTTCCCAGGCCGGAGCCTGGGAACGAGTTGGAGGGGCATTGCGTTCCCAGGCCGGAGCCTGGGAACGAGTTGGAGGGGCATCGCGTTCCCAGGCCGGAGCCTGGGAACGAGTTGGAATGATGAAAGACTTCGCGGTTGGAAACGAAAGGCAGCTTCTTCTCGGTGGTCCATAGGGTTCGGTTGCCCGATGGCGTAAACTATCCCGCGTCCGTCTCCCCGTCTCCCCGTCTCCCCGTCTCCTCTCTCTCCCAGCCGATCGTTGCCGAAGTCTCGTTCCGCCAATTCGATTCGAATCCGCGGCGCGCGGGTTCACAATTTGCAATCGGTCGACGTGGATCTGCCCCGTGATGCGATCACGGTGATCACCGGTGTGTCGGGCAGCGGCAAGAGTTCGCTGGCGTTCGACACGTTGTTCGCCGAGGGGCAGCGGCAATACATCGACAGCTTGTCGGCCTACGCACGTCAATTCTTGGATTCGTTGCCGCGACCGGATGTGGATTTGATCGACGGACTGGCGCCGAC containing:
- a CDS encoding sugar phosphate nucleotidyltransferase — its product is MNSPDPSRSSPPTSPASDGPCAVVLAAGKGTRMNSELPKVLCPVVGRAMIHFVIDALEAAGIHRQIVVVGYEADAVKRELATRDHGNIQFALQSEQLGTGHAVQCCRDLLSDQTGPTIVVAGDSPLIQSDSLKTLLEHFHRTQPALLLGTLKKDDPTGLGRIVRNDAGEFIGIVEHKDATPEQLAINEVNMSTYLFRTPDLLDALTMLKNDNAQGEYYLTDCARLLRESGRPVEALPALKPCESLSINNPDELQLVDQQMRTMGYA
- a CDS encoding lysophospholipid acyltransferase family protein, with translation MITPIPRFNPRDAAAWKTAAQRCADFASYLMVRLVVAVIQTLPLDLGDALSRGLATLICRLGPLRKQTTAGNLQQVFPDASERQRQAIEAAMWHSLMLMVCEIAWAQRRLHLTNWSQYVRFRNSRDILRNCLSKRPAVMVTGHFGNFEVGGYTAGLMGCESTTIARRLDNPFLNDWVQRFRSAKGQTMLDKDGCAIEVDQHLAAGGTLAILADQHAGPKGCWTNFLGVPASCHKALALFSLGSGAPMIAGATRRIDGQPMKFESACIAVADPEDDPEGHCQSVQSLTEWYNRQLAISVSEAVEQYWWLHRRWREPPPRVAKRLAKAA